CGTATAATGAACCCGGTCCATTTTTATGACTTTTGTTCAGTACGGAGTAAGCAGCgtacataaaaaaaataaaaattgatttggGCGTGTTTGACGGTAGCATTTAAGATTTGACCTATTTAAACTATTTAGGACGTTTCTCGAAAAATCTAATCTAATGTATTATATATAAAAAGGAGGTATGtttgctgaactattagagcgccacctaggattactaatggttccgggcaataaaaaatataaatttctaatttatttttaaattaaaaaaattgagtgacacgtagataattaattaggtgtcacgtagatatttaaattaattaattactaatatatacaattccatctaaaatcaaacgctctaataattaaaaaataaatctaaaataaaattcatccaaaatcaaacactaatctaaaattaaattaaatccaaaatcaaacattaatccaatattagagcgccatgtaggaaatctaatggtttcggccaatgaaaaataagatttcaaaaaattttgaattaaaaagtcgaatgccacgtaataactaattaggtgccacgtagatatttttattaattaattattactccATATATCATTATAATGAAAaataatgattaattaattaatcattataTCATATAAAAAAGTCTagttccacgtagataaataataagtgccacatagatatttttattaattaattattaatattacgcatatacaatttcatccaaaaagcaacactctcataattaaaaaaaaatctaaaataaaattcaatgcaaaatcaaaaactaatctaatctaatacgaagtatatataaaattggtatatacatggaaaatttggtaatattaatccaacttttggccaattttcttttattaatcccacctacaacatattttttaataatctcacctttactacccaacgacttttatatTGTAAGAATAAGTGAATACGGAGTAACAAATTAATGAATTATATATTAGACTATTATTTTTCACTAAAACATACACTAGAAATAACATACTCCGTATGTCACTTCCtggtaaaataaaaaataatctttCATTTAATAACATATGCCAATTTTTTCCCTTTCtatcatttattatttcaataatCTTTTATGGAAAATATTTAGTATATAGTCAAACACAAAGTcacaatcctttgattttccaAGGTCGACTATCCCCATTTCAATGCTACACACAAGTCACCAAATATTTTCCATAAAAGattattgaaataaataaatgaaagaaagggaaaaaatTGGCATATGTTATTAAATGaaagattattttttattttaccaggaagttgaaggaaataatgcccttggtccaagtatgcattctatgttaagtctaataaatgcggttcagtattaattaacaagttaataattcagtgagatcaagtgagctgaatgcctagctagaggccgcttcagttcaagtggaattaatgatatcaatccacagcttactcttgactgaacccgtagggtcacacaaatagtacgtaaacggatcaagtatttaatggcattaaatactccatccactagtggaaaaacaatcatttgcatcaccacatttgcctcgcacatttaaacatgtgacgcaattgacagttctaagctttaaaattagtcatttgcgtcgcagaattattaatctgcgacgcaaatgactctaaaatgttctcagagtcatttgcgtcgcagattagtaataatgcgacgcaaaatattacctcctttgcgtcgcagaattactaatctgcgacgcaaatgactctttaAGTCacctgcgtcgcagattagtaattctgcgacgcagaggaggtaaaaaaaattcggaagtttttaattattccttctcccctctttttctctctcttcttctttccaGAACTCCATTCATGAGATGTCAATACCTCTCAATCTTTCATTCATTTGAAATCTCCTCTAACCACTATACGTATTTTGCCTTTAATTTACCCGGAAAAATCAAGATTTGCGAAAACACGGCTCGAAGAGAAAAATCCTAGATTCCGCCGCGAAGAAGGAGACATTTCAAAGCAGTGCAGCTCGATTGCTAGCGAGTCTCCGATCCAATTCTGCGAATTAGTTCGTCGGCGATTTAGGTACAGTGCAATTTATGTTAATTAGGGTTCTTGTTTATCAGCCTACGGTGTATAGAAGATTTCAAGGGTTCTTGTTTATCAGCctatttctagggtttttaagGTTGGGTGAAACGCCAAACCGTTGGAGCTGGATCTTCGGTTAACGTCGCCGCCGTCATTGATTACCTTATTTCTTAGGTATTTCCCCCCTCTTTACCATGAATCCAACTTCaattaatttttactttttatattgttttgaTGAATTGTGTTAGTTAGTTTGTAAATTCGAACATTTTTAGCAATTGTTTGAACTTTTGATTGAGGATTTTGATTTCAGATGGTGCCTGATATTGTAGAGGGTGATGGGTTTGTTGGGAGGCAGCCTCATATCAAGTATGAGCTCAGAGATAGTCCTGGTCTTGGTGAGTAttcaatttttaaaatcaatagtTCTTTGGAAGTTAAACTATTTTCTTTCATATTTTTAGTtgttttgatatttttgttGCTTACATTGTGCTCACACAAATTTAAACATCAGTTTGATGCTTGTTGTGTTGTTCTAATATGATTTAGTGAATGTAGGAGGATACAACCAATGTGTATTCTTCAACTGCAGTTATAGTAGTTCGGATACTCCACTGAGTGAGGGTCAGTGCCATTGGTTTTCTCCCAAGGTGAGGCCTCTATTCAATTAGTAAAATAAGGAAATGTTTTTTCTATTCAACGCATTACTATCGGTCTGTCGAATGACAGTTTCAGCTTAGCCAATTACTGTAACCGGTTTCTCACAGCAGGATTGAAGTtgttttattataaatataggGTTTGATCGTGTTGGTTAGTTTGTCAATTCGAgtattttgaactttttaattgaggattttgatttttttttaagttgttaGTTTTTTGTTGATCTGGGTAGGTTTGGAATTCCTTATCGTGTATTTAATTGGTTTTCCTTTATGCAGGGTTCTACTTTGCTTAAAGCGGGCTCTAAAAATCGCAAATGCCGCTCAACAGATGGCTAATGCTACTCGGGGTAGTGGTGGTTTAGTTATGCTGTTCATTGAAATCATCAATAAGTAAGCTCTCTACTTGCTAGAAAAGTTTGTTTTCTGACCGTGTTGGATGTTTGAATTTCCATGATAATTCACAGCATATTTAAGTTTGGAGTTTGCCATCATATTTAGGTATCTCTATTTTTTTGAGAAGGGAAACAACCAAATCACCGTCAATACAATCCAGGATCTAATGGAATTAATTACTACAGAGATGCAAAGTGATAATGCGGCAACAGATTCTGCTGCTGAAGCTTTCTTTGCAAGCACATTGCGGTACATCCAATTCCAGAAACAAAAAGGTGGCGCAGTTAGTGAGAAATATGAACCTAATGTTAGTTTTTTTGTTGATCTGGGTAGGTTTGAATCATTTCTTGAGACTGAAAACAAGCTGTTCAGATAATTAATGAATTTCTAAATTTTTATTGTAGGAGAACTGAAAAGTTAAAACTTGAGAAAGGGAAACAAACTCGGTAACAATTGCTCTTCAATCCGCTAAACTTGTGAGAATTGTCGCCTTTGATCTTGCTCTTGGGACTCTTGAATGGTTCCCTCATTTGTCTTTGAATACGCTGACGCTGACGCTGCGTGCTACGTGTGTCATGGGaagttgcttatccaagcatgaTCTCAACTCTCAAATTGATTTGGTAATTGAAATTTTGAAGCGTCCAGGAGAAGTCCTCCCTGTTTGTCTTAGTGTCGCACGAACGCTGTAAATTCATAATTTAGTGTGCTTCAATTTTAATTTCTCGGCTTTTTTTTTCTCggttcaaatttttatttttatttcatattgtaatttgtttgattttggtctgACAATGGAGTTTTTTTCATCTGCTTGAATGATATCTTGGGCCTCATTCGTTTATGGTTCacttaaacttttatgttaaaagtgtagttaggttatcaacatgttgggtgatctatggtgaatttgccttttattgggttgtaactaaaatattaaaaaacgaatttttttttaaaaaaaaaagtcatttgcaacgcacatttagctaatgtgcgtggcaaatgacttttttttttcgcctaaaagtcatttgcgtcgcacatttagctaatgtgcgttgcaaatgactttttaggcatggtgctgaaaagtcatttgcgtcgcacatttagctaatgtgcgttgcaaatgacttttcaggcatggtgctgaaaagtcatttgcaacgcacatttgctaaatgtgcgacgcaaataaggttcatttgcgtcgcacaaatgtgcgacgcaaatgacttttagtcatttgcgtcgagagcttttgccacgcacgatgtgcgacgcaaatgtgcttaaaagtgcgatgcaaatgaccctttttccactagtgatctatggatattcggaatcgacggatcttggtttcagtgggagctgagatcgtcacaggcaagaaatgaatactccggaaacgatgatattgctggaaacggaaatatggatcgtatcggaaatataaatattatccaagtcgtagatgttgccggaaaaggaaacatggtacgtatcggaaaatattatcggaaatggaaatattgccggaatcggaaatattgccggaaacggaaatattgtcagaatcggaaatattatcggaatcggaaaataattccggaaacggaaatattaaatatttgttcgaaacggaaattgattccggaatcggaaatattgaatattgttcgtatcggaaatgaattccggaatcgggaaattaatcggaagcgtatcgtacgaattagcatcggacgaggcctgccggacgaaggcccagcacgaagccgggccatcgcccagcaagccagcgcgtcacaaacgcaccagccaaggctgcgccaggcccaccgcaaggcaggcccagcgcgcgccaaggctgcggcagcgtgtgggcttgcggc
This genomic stretch from Spinacia oleracea cultivar Varoflay chromosome 3, BTI_SOV_V1, whole genome shotgun sequence harbors:
- the LOC110777005 gene encoding vacuolar protein sorting-associated protein 35B-like, with amino-acid sequence MANATRGSGGLVMLFIEIINKYLYFFEKGNNQITVNTIQDLMELITTEMQSDNAATDSAAEAFFASTLRYIQFQKQKGGAVSEKYEPNVSFFVDLGELKS